In Veillonellales bacterium, a genomic segment contains:
- a CDS encoding helix-turn-helix domain-containing protein, translating into MQQRIMAAAVEEMNERGIKFTMGDLARRLGVSKRCLYEYFASKEELIHAIVGVVLADIQNQRKEVLADGRLNFEEKLRRVLTVRPKVFCLREERVSMEIKRLLPAEWERIERFMSRNWRTIEEFLQLGIQQGYFRYIYVPIVEKMIKGTFREVDNYCFLAQNNVSMYQVNEYMVDILLYGIVSPKQG; encoded by the coding sequence ATGCAGCAACGGATTATGGCAGCTGCTGTAGAGGAAATGAACGAGCGGGGAATTAAATTTACCATGGGGGATTTGGCCAGACGGCTGGGCGTCAGCAAACGTTGTCTCTATGAATATTTCGCATCCAAGGAAGAGTTGATCCACGCCATTGTCGGGGTGGTTTTGGCGGATATTCAAAATCAGCGGAAAGAGGTTCTTGCTGACGGGCGGTTAAATTTTGAAGAAAAACTAAGAAGAGTTTTGACGGTGCGGCCAAAAGTTTTTTGCCTGCGAGAGGAACGCGTGTCTATGGAGATTAAACGTTTGCTGCCGGCGGAGTGGGAACGGATTGAGCGATTTATGAGCCGGAATTGGCGTACTATAGAAGAGTTTTTGCAACTGGGAATCCAGCAGGGATATTTTCGTTACATATACGTGCCGATTGTTGAAAAAATGATAAAAGGCACATTTCGCGAGGTTGATAACTACTGCTTTTTAGCCCAGAATAATGTTTCCATGTATCAGGTGAATGAGTACATGGTGGATATCCTTTTATATGGAATTGTTTCCCCCAAGCAGGGGTAA
- a CDS encoding efflux RND transporter periplasmic adaptor subunit yields MSQFVNKKWSYFVMAIALFSIVLATGCSRQAAKTGPQAVEVKAAQVIQRDTPVTYEFVGQVAAKDEVEIRAKVAGNIVQKMVQGGATVQAGQPLFSIDQRQYNDALLNARAALVQSQATLGQYQRDLARDERLVAQGAISQQAYDNAATAVDQYAAAVEANQAKVAQAEHDIQDTLVVSPLSGRINVKDLSSGSFVQAGSTTIATVSSVDPVFVQFSISENEYLRFSRAGRGNSPAEWFGALTLILSDGSQYPITGTIDQVDRGLAQNTGTLTLKAVFANPQQILVPGMFARVVAQGEIRQGALLVPQRAVQQMLGKYFVTVVDGEGKAESRPIKVGPQVGTMWMVEEGLNPGETVVVDGFQKAQAGTPLKVTMIGPEELETPVQQ; encoded by the coding sequence ATGTCCCAGTTTGTAAACAAGAAATGGTCGTATTTTGTTATGGCAATAGCACTTTTCAGTATTGTGCTGGCAACAGGCTGCAGCCGTCAGGCGGCAAAAACCGGTCCGCAGGCGGTAGAGGTAAAAGCAGCCCAGGTAATTCAGCGCGATACCCCGGTTACATATGAATTTGTCGGCCAGGTGGCCGCCAAGGACGAGGTGGAAATACGGGCGAAAGTTGCAGGAAATATCGTGCAAAAAATGGTACAGGGCGGGGCAACGGTACAGGCGGGGCAGCCCTTATTTTCGATTGACCAGCGCCAATATAATGATGCGCTGCTAAATGCCAGAGCGGCATTGGTTCAGTCGCAGGCGACATTAGGCCAATATCAAAGAGATTTGGCCCGCGATGAACGGTTGGTGGCGCAGGGGGCAATTTCTCAGCAAGCCTATGACAATGCCGCTACAGCGGTAGACCAGTATGCTGCTGCGGTGGAAGCCAATCAGGCAAAAGTCGCTCAGGCAGAGCATGATATTCAAGATACGCTGGTAGTATCTCCTCTTAGCGGCAGGATTAATGTGAAGGATTTAAGTTCCGGCAGCTTTGTTCAGGCGGGATCCACGACAATCGCCACCGTGTCTTCGGTTGATCCGGTATTTGTTCAGTTCAGTATCAGTGAGAATGAATACTTGCGGTTTTCCCGGGCAGGCCGGGGAAATTCGCCGGCAGAATGGTTCGGGGCATTGACCTTGATTCTCAGCGATGGTTCTCAGTACCCAATCACCGGAACTATTGACCAAGTCGATCGGGGGCTGGCGCAAAATACGGGTACGCTTACGTTAAAGGCGGTATTTGCCAATCCTCAGCAGATTCTCGTTCCGGGAATGTTCGCCCGGGTGGTGGCTCAGGGGGAAATTCGCCAGGGAGCGCTGCTGGTTCCCCAGCGGGCTGTTCAGCAAATGCTGGGTAAGTATTTTGTTACCGTAGTCGATGGGGAAGGTAAGGCGGAATCCCGGCCGATTAAAGTAGGGCCGCAGGTGGGTACCATGTGGATGGTGGAAGAAGGCTTGAATCCGGGAGAAACGGTAGTTGTCGACGGCTTCCAGAAGGCGCAGGCGGGGACACCGTTAAAAGTAACAATGATTGGACCGGAAGAGTTAGAGACTCCGGTACAGCAATAA